Proteins encoded in a region of the Cheilinus undulatus linkage group 8, ASM1832078v1, whole genome shotgun sequence genome:
- the cldn12 gene encoding claudin-12, giving the protein MSCRDIHATNAFAFIIAIVSVGGIAVAALIPQWRVTRLVTFNRNAKNISVYDGLWAKCVKQDGYSGCYYYDSEWYSKVDQLDLRLLQFCLPTGLLLGSLALLLCMSGMCKTCCCSDKPEPDIKTTRFLVNSAGCHLVAGMFLFLGGAIAMAPSVWFLFRTKEMNIRYDNIFSDGFAVYVSIGCSGGLMLAALLMFMWYCMCKKLPSPFWLPLPNMSTSLSTQPLTANGYPPSPVYGPQPFPPQTFPPTVIDTQPYVASQGYAQSVVAPAPPQVYMSQISAPDGYGSEVGGTQAYSYAPSQSYAPSQSYAPSQGYASSYAGHRYSSRSRMSAIEIDIPVLTQGQ; this is encoded by the exons ATGTCATGCCGGGACATCCACGCCACCAACGCGTTTGCCTTCATCATTGCCATTGTGTCTGTAGGAGGGATTGCTGTGGCAGCGTTAATCCCACAGTGGCGAGTAACCAGACTCGTCACATTCAATCGTAATGCCAAGAATATCAGCGTGTATGACGGGCTGTGGGCTAAATGTGTGAAACAGGATGGCTATTCAGGATGTTACTACTATGATTCAGAG TGGTACTCAAAAGTGGACCAGCTGGACCTGCGGCTGCTGCAGTTCTGTCTGCCAACAGGCCTGCTGCTCGGCTCTCTGGCCTTGCTGCTGTGCATGTCAGGAATGTGTAAGACCTGCTGCTGCTCGGACAAGCCTGAACCAGACATCAAGACCACCAGATTCCTGGTCAACAGTGCAGGCTGTCACCTGGTGGCTGGGATGTTCTTATTTCTGGGGGGAGCTATCGCCATGGCGCCTTCAGTCTGGTTCCTGTTTCGTACAAAGGAAATGAACATCAGATATGacaacattttctctgatgGCTTTGCTGTGTACGTATCCATCGGCTGCTCTGGAGGACTGATGCTGGCCGCTCTGCTGATGTTCATGTGGTACTGTATGTGTAAAAAGTTGCCTTCGCCTTTCTGGTTGCCTCTGCCGAATATGTCTACCTCTCTGTCCACCCAGCCTCTAACTGCCAATGGATATCCTCCCTCCCCAGTTTATGGTCCCCAGCCATTCCCACCACAAACATTTCCCCCCACTGTGATCGATACCCAGCCTTATGTGGCCTCTCAGGGCTATGCACAAAGCGTAGTAGCCCCTGCACCGCCGCAGGTGTATATGTCTCAGATCTCTGCTCCTGATGGGTACGGCTCAGAGGTGGGAGGGACCCAGGCCTACAGCTATGCACCCTCACAGAGTTACGCACCCTCGCAGAGCTACGCCCCCTCTCAGGGATACGCATCCAGCTACGCAGGCCATCGCTACTCTTCCCGTTCACGCATGTCTGCCATAGAAATCGACATTCCCGTCCTGACGCAGGGACAGTAG